The following are encoded in a window of Apium graveolens cultivar Ventura unplaced genomic scaffold, ASM990537v1 ctg8463, whole genome shotgun sequence genomic DNA:
- the LOC141705023 gene encoding agamous-like MADS-box protein AGL80, which yields MTRKKVKLAFISNDASRKATFKKRKKGLMKKVGELSTLCGIDACAIIYSQYEPQPEVWPNTEGVQRVLAQFKRMPEMEQSKKMVNQESFMRQRIAKANEQLKKQCKDNREKEMIEVMYQCLTGKIGLQNLMIPDLNDLGWLIDHKLKEIYKRIDQISATKKKNTTTGKVGSGSGSGCGSGSAAAMLKGKGVANCVDGTEEKAIEGEMEAMQQQQQRPPWFRLDQQQ from the coding sequence ATGACAAGAAAGAAGGTGAAGTTAGCATTCATCAGTAATGATGCTTCTCGAAAAGCGACATTCAAGAAAAGGAAGAAGGGGCTGATGAagaaggttggagagttgagtacCTTATGTGGTATTGATGCTTGTGCTATCATTTATAGTCAGTATGAGCCCCAACCTGAAGTGTGGCCTAATACAGAAGGTGTTCAGCGTGTGTTGGCTCAGTTTAAGCGAATGCCGGAGATGGAGCAGAGCAAGAAGATGGTTAATCAGGAGAGTTTTATGCGACAGAGGATTGCGAAAGCTAATGAGCAGTTGAAGAAACAGTGTAAGGATAATAGGGAGAAGGAAATGATTGAGGTTATGTATCAGTGTTTGACGGGGAAAATTGGTTTACAAAATTTGATGATCCCGGATTTGAATGATCTTGGTTGGCTTATTGATCACAAGTTGAAGGAGATTTATAAAAGAATTGATCAGATATCGGCTACTAAGAAAAAGAATACTACTACTGGGAAAGTTGGCTCTGGCTCTGGATCTGGCTGTGGCTCGGGATCAGCTGCTGCAATGTTGAAAGGTAAAGGAGTGGCTAATTGTGTTGATGGAACGGAAGAAAAGGCTATAGAGGGCGAGATGGAAGcaatgcagcagcagcagcagaGACCGCCTTGGTTTCGACTGGATCAACAGCAATAG
- the LOC141705022 gene encoding agamous-like MADS-box protein AGL80 encodes MTRKKVKLAFISNDASRKATFKKRKKGLMKKVGELSTLCGIDACAIIYSQYEPQPEVWPNTEGVQRVLAQFKRMPEMEQSKKMVNQESFMRQRIAKANEQLKKQCKDNREKEMIEVMYQYLTGKIGLQNLMIPDLNDLGWLIDHKLKEIYKRIDQISATKKKNTTTGKVGSGSGSGCGSGSAAAMLKGKGVVIVLMERKKRL; translated from the coding sequence ATGACAAGAAAGAAGGTGAAGTTAGCATTCATCAGTAATGATGCTTCTCGAAAAGCGACATTCAAGAAAAGGAAGAAGGGGCTGATGAagaaggttggagagttgagtacCTTATGTGGTATTGATGCTTGTGCTATCATTTATAGTCAGTATGAGCCCCAACCTGAAGTGTGGCCTAATACAGAAGGTGTTCAGCGTGTGTTGGCTCAGTTTAAGCGAATGCCGGAGATGGAGCAGAGCAAGAAGATGGTTAATCAGGAGAGTTTTATGCGACAGAGGATTGCGAAAGCTAATGAGCAGTTGAAGAAACAGTGTAAGGATAATAGGGAGAAGGAAATGATTGAGGTTATGTATCAGTATTTGACGGGGAAAATTGGTTTACAAAATTTGATGATCCCGGATTTGAATGATCTTGGTTGGCTTATTGATCACAAGTTGAAGGAGATTTATAAAAGAATTGATCAGATATCGGCTACTAAGAAAAAGAATACTACTACTGGGAAAGTTGGCTCTGGCTCTGGATCTGGCTGTGGCTCGGGATCAGCTGCTGCAATGTTGAAAGGTAAAGGAGTGGTAATTGTGTTGATGGAACGGAAGAAAAGGCTTTAG